DNA from Corvus moneduloides isolate bCorMon1 unplaced genomic scaffold, bCorMon1.pri scaffold_63_arrow_ctg1, whole genome shotgun sequence:
ccgcggcactggtgccctgggatcccgggaagggatggaacaaaaagcttcacaaacccctgggcagctgatcccagtgTCTGGCTGGAtcctcgggaacagcaggctggaacggcaggctggaatggcaggctggaacggcagggaaaaacacaaatcccgggtggcagatgagaaAAATCcaacggggaaccccccggaggtctgggcaggcagggcaagcacggCTACAGAATAGCGAAGGCTTGAAGCAACAGCGGGGCAGGACGGCCATGGCCCGGCTccgagcggggcagggaaggtgggctttgggatcctgggacttctccagcagaaggaaaaacagccgaagaaagcagcctccctctctgtctgaATGCTGAGACTGACTGAccgcacacccaggtgaaaaaaaaactaggcagctcttttgtttttcttaactgCCCAGCCATTTGTTCCCCTAGCACCACGTATGGGAGAAATTcctttagcagaaaaaaaccccaggagagctcctaaaaccccaacattacACTCCCAGAGCAACACCTTTCTctctggcagctggggacaccgtggggagagagaaggacCACACAGAGGCACAGGCTAGGATGCAGCAAAACTTTAATGAGttggaagagggaaaggaggtCCTCTGAGTGGGCAGTGTGGTGCAGGGAGCACCAGGGGGAGGTAGGAGACTCCGTCCCTTGGCCAGGGTGCAGTTCACACCTTGGATGGAGCTTAGCCAGTGATCACAGCCCAGGGAAGGACATGAGAGCAGAGACAAGAATGAACAGGGGGGAAACAGGCAAGTTAGACAAGGGCCATGGTTTCAGAGAGCCCAGGCACCCCTCCTCCAGTGCAGGTGGAGCCATGGATGCTCAGTGCCTCTGAAAGCAAGGCTCAGGATCTCCATGCTCAGTCCATTTCCATCTTCTGGGTTCCAGGGGGTCCTTCTGTGGGGCTGCCACCAGCAGCTTTAGCAGATCCTGTTGCAGTAGCGGTTGGTGATGCAGGAGAGGTCAAAGCCACCAGAGTTGATGGGCACTCCATTGCAGCTGAGAGCACTGCCAACGGCAGccgaggtggaggatcccaccacggtgttctgtgggaaggagctgaggatgggcccgggCAGGGTCACCACCACGGGCGAGGGTTCAATGACGACGgtggagctctggcactgcctgacacagcactcattgcagctgttggccagcgggcaggggccgcagggctggTAGTAAGGGTTACAGGGCTGGAAGCAGGACATGGCTCGGGGTCACAGGTGCacctggaagagaagaaagggacATAATGGGGATGGTTGAGGAGCTGCCTCTCCACCCACCACAAGGGAGCCAAGACACAGGCTGGCGTGGGAGCTGGAGCCAGTGCAGGGAGGACCACGCAACTCTTTGCCTGACCCCCACCACTGAGCAAGGACAGACAGGCCCATGAAAGCACTTTCTTAGTCAGGAGAACAAGAGTCCCCTCAGCCCAGACACAGCCCCTCTCCACAACAAACCTtctccccccatcccctcccaaaCAGGCAGCCCCAAGCCCAGCGCAGGACAGAGCTTCCAACTCACTTGCTTCCAAAGGAGAAGAAGGGCAGTGAAGTGGATGAGAGAGTGAAAAGCTGCCATGCCTTTTATACTGGTCCTGCACTGCCCCAGGTCCAGAGGAAGCCTCTCTGGAAACAATAATTTTCTGAGAAGctcatttcaaatgcaaaacacCCCAGCTAATGATAcaggctgtgttttggtttcCTATATGGCCACATCTTCATTGCCTTCTTTGGCCACACACGTTTCTCCCTGAAGGCTCCTTTTtagagctgggcagggaagcCCCCATGGACTTCTGGGACAGGAGCTCATTGGTGCCAGCAGATGATGAGTCTCGAGTGCCAGAGGCATTGCCCGCAGTCTGGGGATATTGGCTTGGGGCACTCCCGTGGGCTTGTTTGCAGCCCCATGGGCAGGAAGGGCcctgctgctccaagccctggaATGTCTGCCCGGATGCCAAAGGGCTACTGAACGTGATGATGTGCCACGTCCCCTTTCTCCCACCCTCCAAACTCTCTGACTGACACCGGCCATTGCCTTGGCAGGTTGGTCATCAGCGCTGCTGCTCTTGTCTCTCTTCCTCTTAATGCTGCTCTTAGGAGTCCTTGGTGCACTTGTTGGGCCTCCTCCACTCCATGGACTCTTGACAGTCCCCTACTAACACAAACAACCTCATCATGTCCTCTCCCGGGATGCTGCAGCCTTGCCCTCCTGAGAGGTTTCTCTGAGTCTCCTTTGCCACATGAGCCCACAGCTGCTCATTTGCGGTCAGGGCTGTTTGCCTGCTCCTGTGTATGTAGTGGGGCAGTGTGAAAGGAAATTCTGCAGAGGCATTAGGAAAACCTCCTCTACTCTGAGAATGGGCCCAAGCCTGGGACAGTTGCCCAGGCAGCTTGTGGACTCCTGGTGAATGCCCTTAAAGACATTGAAAATGGCATGGGCCAATGTCCTGATCAACGTGCTTTTGTTGTGTCAGGGCTGGAGGGTGAAACCTGACCATCTCCAGAGGCACCTTCCAATtatattgttgtttttttcattgttgtaACAATGACTGTGCTGACTGTACTCAAAAAGTCAAATAAagtatgaagaaaaacaagatgaGGGAAGGGGTATAAAAGTTGGGAAATGGATTGATTTTAGCCAGCATGATAGAGGATTGTGGAAGGATTGGCAGTGTATTTCATGGCCATCAGGAGGAAGAGAGGTAGCAACACCGACCACAAGCCAAAGAATCCATATCCATACTGGaagccaaaacacagcccttATCATTAGTTGGGgtgttttgcatttgaaatgagCTTCTCAGAAAATTATTGTTTCCAGAGAGGCTTCCTCTGGACCTGGGGCAGTGCAGGACCAGTATAAAAGGCATGGCAGCTTTTCACTCTCTCATCCACTTCACTGCCCTTCTTCTCCTTTGTCTCCTCTTTGGGCACTGCAGGTCCAATTCTGGGACTGTCAGCACATTCCTACCTGGCTGTCTCAGGTGCACAACCCCCCTTGGGCAGCCTAGCCTGGAGTTTTAAGAGAGGCACCTGTTTATGGGTGGGTCTGAGCGCCTGTGAGGATGTTCAGGGGGCCTTAGACCAAAAAGGTTTGGAAGGTCAGGCTGTGGCCTGGCTGCACCAGTTGGAGTCTCCAAGCACTGGAAAATCTTCTGGAGCTTGGGAGTCCGGGGCCCAGCAGAAGTGGTAGTTTGATTCCTTTACTTTGGCTGAGCAAGTGCTTTACCCATGAGGCAATGTGAGTAAAAAGgctccctggggcagagctgtgggatccCTGGCAGCCTCAGAGTGTTTTGTTCAACCCTTTGGGCTGAGATTTGGAGGCAGATTTGATCTGGCAGAGACAAGAAAACACAGGAGCTGGCAAAATTCACTTCCAGCTTCCTGCTAACTCCAAGGGCAACTCACTGATCAGAGAGAATGACACGGaccagcttttcccagcagaaCTGGTAGGAGTGGCAGAGGCTGCTGACACAAGTGTGtcaggctggggaggagcagggcacTTGGTTGGTGGGACTGCCAACATTGGAGGGGGAAGAGTCAAGTCCTGACACTCTGGCATGACCAGGGAATTATCCTTGCTGAAGGGTGAAGGATGCATATGGGTTGAAGGTTGCATATGGTTGCATAAGTTTGATAGGAGGAGCGAGACTTTACCTATCCATTTTGCAGATAACACAAATTCTCCTAAGTACTGTTCCTACATGCAGAGAGTGAGCTCTCAGGACACAAACTTCATCTGCCCTGAGAAAATGCGTCTCTCCTACCTGTACTGGAGGAAATGCTGGTAGCCTGACTAGGGATAGACAAGATCCCTACAACACCTGAAAAGAAGCCTCCGTGAGCACGGGGAGAGCTGAAATGCTACAGAAACAACAGCTTATAGCAGGAGGGCACAAAGGACAGGTCAAGGAATAGCCGCTCTCACTTTTTTGGCTGAGGGGCAGAGAGGCTGTAGCTGGAGATGTCTCATGGCTAGACGTTCACTGAGGAGAGTCAACACTGAGGAGGAACATGGGTGTGTGTGGACCAACCTGTCATacagccaccaccaccaccaccatggaGAGATACAAacctctgggctggggacacaaaCCTCACAGCCTGTCCATCAAGGGAAAAGGCTCCCTGATGAACTCCTGTGGCGATCCAATGCACAGACAGAGACAGGGAAGCACCTCTGTCAGAGCACAGTTaagcccagcagagcagctttttcCCTGCACGGGAACACCAATCCCAGTCTTGGCTTTGTCCTCTCCATCAAGCCCTTCGTGGGGCATCCAGCCCTACTTCCCTCTCCCCAATACTTTCTGCATACGTGGCAACTCTGTCTTTCATACCTAAGTGAAAGCCAGTGGGCTGAAGCCACCACTCATGACACAGGTTGTGTTTTGTGTGCAGAAGAGCAAGGCAGCACACTGGGAATGACAGAGAAATCATAAATGATGTCCTATAGGGAACAGCTGTCCCTACTGCAGAATAGATCAGCCATGGATTTTGCCTTGATCCTCTAATAGAATAGACCATCCTCTTCAGGAGTTCTTGTGCTGGTTTAGGCTGGGACAGAGTTATATAAGGCACAGAACCTGGTCTCAGACTACAGTCCTGATTTGTTCTGAAAACACAACAAAGTGTTGATCAAACAGAGATAATTTGTTATTGCTCAGCGGTGCTTGCATAACATCAAGGcctcttctgcttctcagaTTGCCCCACCAGTTAGTGGAGCACAAGACTGTTGGGTGCACAAGAAGTGGGGAgtggacacagctgggacagctggccACAACTGCCTAAAAGGATATTCCATATCATGGGACATCATGCTAAACATATTAAGCTGCGGGAAGAAGCAGCATGGCAGGAATGcttggagtgatggcatttgtcttcccagtTAACCATTATGCATGATGGatccctgctgtcctgggaatggctgaacacctgtTTGAACATGGGGAGTGGTGAATGAATGCctggttttgctctgcttgcatgtacagctttattttatctttatctcaacccatgggttttctcacttttactcttctgatcctctcccctgtcccaccATGGTGTGACAGGATGTGTGTGCCAAGATGCCAGCTGGGGTTACACCATGAtccttctccattcctttgctTATCAGAACTACCCATTGCCATTACCACAAAGTGCAAAGGCTGCCATGGAGAAACTGGGGCAAGTGCCAGTGGTTTTGATCAGAGAGTCCTGTCCttcaacagcagctgagaagCTCCCCTGCCTTGCGGGCAGTCCTTTAGAGTGGGGTGGACTTTCGTTACCATGTGGTTCTGCTGATGGCAGAAGGAGATGCCCACAGAATCCCACCACTGAGAACCAAGGCCGATGAAAGCCTGAACTGAGTTGCACCACCTTGCACCTCCAGACCAGTCCTTCCTTCACCATGGAAGCCACATACTCTgtgataaagaaaataatctatACTGCCTGGAAATTACTTGTTTCATCAGAGTAATTTCCAATATAGTTGTTGCATGTAGATGGTCCCTGAGGTACCCTAGACATCCCTGCAGATGGACAACACCTAAGGAACAATATTCATTGACAGCTCTCTATACCTTCTCTTCCCTTGCCCTGCCTTGCTGTGCCTTGATTtacttttcccttcccttcccttcccttcccttcccttcccttcccttcccttcccttcccttcccttcccttcccttcccttcccttcccttcccttcccttcccttccctttccttcccttcccttcccttcccttcccagcaccagAGAGAGTCCATGGAGTGGGGGAGGCCCAACAAGTGCTCCTAAGAGCAGCATCAAGAGGAAGAGAGACAAGAGCAGCAGCGCTGACGACCAACCTGCCAAGGCCGGTGTCAGTCAGAGAGTTTGGAGGGTGGGAGAAAGGGGACGTGGCACATCATCACGTTCAGTAGCCCTTTGGCATCCGGGCAGACATtccagggcttggagcagcaggGCCCTTCCTGCCCACGGGGCTGCAAACAAGCCCACGGGAGTGCCCCAAGCCAATATCCCCAGACTGCGGGCAATGCCTCTGGCACTCGAGACTCATCTTCTGCTGGCACCAATGAGCTCCTGTCCCAGAAGTCCATGGGGgcttccctgcccagctctaAAAAGGAGCCTTCAGGGAGAAACGTGTGTGGCCAAAGAAGGCAATGAAGATGTGGCCATATAGgaaaccaaaacacagcctgTATCATTAGCTGGGgtgttttgcatttgaaatgagCTTCTCAGAAAATTATTGTTTCCAGAGAGGCTTCCTCTGGACCTGGGGCAGTGCAGGACCAGTATAAAAGGCATGGCAGCTTTTCACTCTCTCATCCACTTCACTGCCCTTCTTCTCCTTTGGAAGCAAGTGAGTTGGAAGCTCTGTCCTGCGCTGGGCTTGGGGCTGCCTGtttgggaggggatggggggagaAGGTTTGTTGTGGAGAGGGGCTGTGTCTGGGCTGAGGGGACTCTTGTTCTCCTGACTAAGAAAGTGCTTTCATGGGCCTGTCTGTCCTTGCTCAGTGGTGGGGGTCAGGCAAAGAGTTGTGTGGTCCTCCCTGCACTGGCTCCAGCTCCCACGCCAGCCTGTGTCTTGGCTCCCTTGTGGTGGGTGGAGAGGCAGCTCCTCAACCATCCCCATTTTgtccctttcttctcttccaggtGCACCTGTGACCCCGAGCCATGTCCTGCTTCCAGCCCTGTAACCCTTGCTAccagccctgcggcccctgcccgctggccaacagctgcaatgagtgctgtgtcaggcagtgccagagctccacCGTCGTCATTGAACCCTCGCCCGTGGTGGTGACCCTGcccgggcccatcctcagctccttcccacagaacaccgtggtgggatcctccacctcggCTGCCGTTGGCAGTGCTCTCAGCTGCAATGGAGTGCCCATCAACTCTGGTGGCTTTGACCCCTCCTGCATCACCAACCGCTACTGCAACAGGATCTGCTAAAGCTGCTGGTGGCAGCCCCACAGAAGGACCCCCTGGAACCCAGAAGATGGAAATGGACTGAGCATGGAGATCCTGAGCCTTGCTTTCAGAGGCACTGAGCATCCATGGCTCCACCTGCACTGGAGGAGGGGTGCCTGGGCTCTCTGAAACCATGGCCCTTGTCTAACTTGCCTGTTTCCCCCCTGTTCATTCTTGTCTCTGCTCTCATGTCCTTCCCTGGGCTGTGATCACTGGCTAAGCTCCATCCAAGGTGTGAACTGCACCCTGGCCAAGGGACGGAGTCTCCTACCTCCCCCTGGTGCTCCCTGCACCACACTGCCCACTCAGAGGacctcctttccctcttccaaCTCATTAAAGTTTTGCTGCATCCTAGCCTGTGCCTCTGTGTGgtccttctctctccccacggtgtccccagctgccagagAGAAAGGTGTTGCTCTGGGGGGGGATGTGGCAGCCACAGATCAGAGCCATGGGCTTTcctggagggaggaaagggTGAGACACTGTAACAGGATGCTCTGCCCTGTAATGCAGTCAAGCAACTTGGAGAATGCCCTATTTTCCAGGCTATCGGTAGTGGAATGAGAGAGGGCATCCTGTGTCTGGCTCACGAAACCCTAATCAACATCCTTGCATTGTTGCAACCCTAGACATGATTGACAGTCAGTCACTCTATAATATAGAAGTCCAGTCCTATTTCATGCATTAGCTTCTAATACTTTCCTGCTTGGATGTGTGTATGAACTTTCCTGCCTTGGAATGGAAATGTCCCTTCAAGAATACTCCCTTATGTCAAGTGAAAGAGATCTGCCCATGACCATTGGTATGCTGAGTTGATCAATATCTGTTTTAATAGTTTATTTTTGCTAGCTTTAATATAATTGCATTAATATAATTGCTTTGATACAGTGCACAATCTTATCATATTCTATACAGTACTAGTAGTTTTAGATTTTATACTGTGTAGTAAATAATTCATATTAAGATTGTCTAATAATTTGTCATAAAAAATAGTTCATTTtacagatagatagatagatatttaattttccatcaTTATTCCTGTGGGACAAAGTTAATTAAACCATTTACAGTCTAGGGCTAAGATTGGATGCAACTTCACCCAGACTCCTCTCTGAGGAGGAATTTAGAAAGCCAGGGTGTCCTCTGTGCACCTCACAGTTCAACAGGACTTCTCTATTAAAAGGTCTGAAGGTCCCTCTCCACCTGTGACAATTTGGCATAGTTGGCAGGATGGCAAATTTTGAGAAATTGACAAAAGGCTTAAACATAATATTTACAGAGGCACAGTATAGTCAAGAAAACAAGGGACATGgtaatagaaaaggaaaaacaccctGCCATTTTGGTGACAGAAGTACGTTGCAAAGCAATGAAATAAGGAATGTTGTCTTTGTTTGACTTAACTAAAACTTTGCAAATTCGAAGTTGAACACCTAGCTggagagaaagatgaaaaggaatTGAATGCTAAAAAGAGATTGGGTGAAAACTTGAGGAACCAGTTGGATGATTTCTTCCAAAGACAAAGAGAATTAAATTTGCAAACTCCCTGTCTCAATGGGGAGGTGGAGGATAAGGAGGGGCTTTCCAGCCTTGCTAatgaggcagagagggaggcagACTCCATTCAATCTGATTTCCCCACCCTTTTTTCATCGTCAGAGGAGTTTGATGCAGTAAAGCCAAACTGTCCACCTCACCCTAAACTCCATCCACTTGTAAAAGATGAATTAATTTATGAGGTGGGGCCCACTGTAACAACTAAAGATAAACCTTGCACTGCAATGCAACTGGTTAAACTGCAAGAGAGATGTAGCAAGGATTCCAAAGAAATCAGACCAGGCCAGCACCTCTATCAGAGCACACAGTCATGCTCAGCAGTGGGATGGCACACAGGGTTTTTACATTAGGCCCATTTATGTAATTTAGGTGCTATGTAGAAAAGCAAATATAATCCTTGCCTTTAGGCCCCAAGGACTCTGCAAATAACAGCCACACCCATGAACATTCTTGTCTGGCTCAGACCACAGGATCCATTCATGCAAGTCCACATCCTGGAGGAAGGGAACAGGGCTCCCATCTGACCTGTTGCAGAATAAGGAAAAGGGGAGTGAAGAGTGTCCTGGTTTAAATGACAGATGTCTGCACAGGAAGGTGGGAACCtgccttggaatggaaaatgtgacaccttccctccaaattattacaGCTTTGAAATGATGGGGATTTCAGGGAAAGATatgggaaaaagaataaaagttcTTTACTAGAATATataacaagacaaacaaaccacaacggcagcaacaacaaacagaagCAGACACCCGGTGCCAGCCGCTCCCGGCCGCCggccctttcccctcggtgcagttccgctcacggccggcaggggcgctggtggctcccggccgggcagggcgggtgcGGTGAttcccccgcgcctgcagggggcgctgtggcgcgagcTCGCCGCCTCACTGCACATGGCAATGGCGGCTCAGGCGGCAGAAGGGATGGAAGAGGGGCTTCCTTTACAAACTTATGGTGGGCAGTCAGTCCCGGTGCCCCTCCGGATGGCAAAATGGGCTGTAGCAGGAACCTCAGAGCGGCAGCTGGAACGGCAGAGGGGGGCACACCCCGGGGTGGTGGACGAAATGTAAGAGAAAACTCCGCAGCTTTAGCAGGAGCCGGGGGGTCAGGCGTACATGGGGTGTTGGGTTAGAGTGTAGCGAAAAagcccaaggcagcagcagaaaatagtggggctgggcagtggcagccaGGCTCGTCTGTAGCAGCTGCTGCATGCAGCTAGGGAGATGCACCCTCTGGGAAGGGGGGGGGGTTAGGGTCCCGggtttttcccctgaggcacccgagTAGATGTTGAGGGTCCTTTCCAGTCAGATCGGGTGTTAGTAAGGTCCCAGTTCACTGGGTGCTCTTAGGAGCAGATGCTCACCCACAGTAAAGAAgaagcagtgctgggctggactCCATGGTGGCAGCGAATTCTTCTCGTGGCAGCAGCAACTTGACCATTCCCCTCTGATCCCAAGAGTGAGAGAGAGGAGCCAAGACCAGACCTTCCCCCCCAGCCAAAATCTTGCGATATCTCTGCCTTTCCAAGAGAAAGTCCCTCAGCTACCACAGCGCAACCGCATCCTTCCCCCCACCTTGGCCACTTCTTTTGTCTCGTAAGTACTGGTTGTTACTATCTCTTAGGCAAcagatgggagaaaattccttgagagaaaaagaagaaaaacaaaaaaaagaaaaatcctaatCTGCAACAAAGAGATGGGAGAGTTAATAATTGGTCTGGTCCTGCACTGCTCCAGGCCTTGAGATTTTCTCTTGTGGAAGCAATAATTTCCTGAAATGAGTTGCAAAACATTCCAGCTAATGATATGGTCAGTGTTTCAGATTCCTGCATTGTTAACTTTTGATTCCTGTGTTTATGTTTATTCCCCCATGGATATTTACTCTGAGGGCTGATGAGAATTCCAAGAATTTCTATTGCAGGAGCATGTCATTGCTACCATAAACTGCATAGGAAGTCCTGGAGGGTTCCCTTGCAGGCCAGAGTCACTGGCCTGGCACGCTCCTGTGGGGAGTTTCCAGGCAAGCTGACAGGGCACACAAAGCCAAGCTCCTTCCAGCCGTGCAATCCTTGGCCAGAGAGCCAAGGGTTCCTATGTGTGAGGACAGGTACTGCTCACCTGCAGAACTGCTCCTTTAGAAGAGGTGCTCTCACCTTGCTCTGGTGAGGGTGAAAAGACGCATCAGGGAATTAATTCAAGACTGGCCCTGACGTTGAAGGGATGCAGGGATTCTCTACTGGGGCAGGAGTTTGCCAGTTCCTCAGAGGTCCCCACCGGTCCCCAGTGCTCTGTTGCCAGGGTTGGCACCTGATTCCTCTCTCAGATATCCTTGAATAGAATGGAATCCCTGTGGCCTGACTCAGTCTGGTTATATCTGGGCCCTTCTGGCAGAGCTGtaagagcagcagcaagcactGCCCAGGACATGGCCATGGGGCCTAAGTCACTGCACACTTAactactgcttttctttccaccttcttcccttccttgctccctctctgcctccatTTATCTCTGCCTCACCTTCTAAATCACTCAGGCCAAGGTTTCTCACTTGTGTCTCTGAGGAAGTTCTCTACTGCTGTTTGGATTTTCTGCCCTCTAAACATGGGTTCTGTATTTCGAAGATGCAGCTGTGCCCATTAACACTAACAGGCGTCCCTACTGTATTTTCTGACTGGTACATACAGCTGtgtgtaatttctttttgtgtgtcAAAACTGCCAAAGACCCCTCTTTCCTCCATTCTAGCTTTGATTTGTGGATATTTGGACCCTGGATAACAGGAAATTGGGAGAAGGATGTAACTTTCTTAGCTGCTCCATAAATCCCAGAACCAGGGTGACACAACAGACCATTTCCTGGGAATTTTGTGGAACAAGAGAGCAGGAATCTGGGAGTGGGGCCACAGGCAGTTGTCCTCTAGGGCAACCTTACATGAGGTAAAGGTCATTACTGCGCTGTGGAACCACACTGATCTGAGAGCTGAGAGCTCTTGCCCTCACAATtttgctgtccccagcccttgTGTTCTTGCTGATGAGCAAggaatggggaaaattcttCCATGAGAACTTGCACCACACCTCTAGGTTTGCTTCCTGTAGCCTTTCCTTGCACTTCTACTGTTTCTCACATTTTTCCAGACACTGTGGGCCAGAGCACCATCACCCAGAAAAAGGACCAAGTCATGGCGGGACAGAATCACCTTCCAGACCACTCACACCTATCAGAGCTCTGACTTTTACACTATGATCTGATACCAGCAGAGGAGAGGACAGGTTCCGCCCAGTTGTTGCCATATCAGGCAGCAACTGGGTCCAAGGAGAGGAGCCCGTTCACCACATTGCTAAACACCACATGAAGTTCAGCTTCCTGACCTGATGTCTTGTGAGGTTTCTTGTTTGCCAGAGGGCAGATGCAACATGTTTCAGAAGGGCTGCTCAGCTTGTCCTGCCTTTGGAGCAATCCCATTTGCTGCTCTTTGATGTGGGCTCCAAGGAAAATGTCCAAAGTGTTTCTAGACtgactgcagagctctggggtATAGTAAGGGTGTGAGGGCCCAAGTTGGAAAAGCTTGAGTAGAAAAGAACTCATCCCATGGGTGAATGCCTGACTGCAGGCTTTGTGCTGCAGGTGGAGATTTGGTTTTGATTGCCAGAGAAATGTCTGTGATGAATGAGGGGTACTGAGCAAGGATGGGAAATATTTGATAAAGTCATACAAATAATCTTTAAGCCTCGTAAGAAATCAACAGCATCCTTTACCTACCTCTTTATTCATCCTTCCCTTGGGTGTTATATTGGTATTGAATCTGTGCAAAGGAATTCACTGCTCTCTTGAGGAGGTATTATACAGAAATGGATCTCCTTGGCGCACACATCTAGAGTTCCCAGAGGAACAGTTTTTGTACAGTAGCATCAGACTCAGATGCTGGCTGGGTTGCCCGCAGTGGTTTTAAAACATGTGTGATCCCCCTAAAGGCATTACATGGCCCTGCCCCTAATGAAGTGTGGAATGTTTTTCACCACTCATTAAGAACTGGAAGGCAAATCATTCCCATGTGGTTAATTGGGGAGCTTTTccagttttgttggtttgtttgtttttactggCAAGGAGACGGTAAACAGGAGGATTTTAATCAGCTCTCAAAACAGTGgcatttctttctgtattcTTTTGTCTGAGCCTTTGCCCTTTGTTTCTAGTAAAAGTCAAGGCATTCTCATGATGCAAATTTAGTGGATCAAGGTGCCTGTGTGGGAGATGCAGTATTTAGCTCTGGTGAGAGTCCTCTGAGCCTGGACATCTAGTGGAATTTTCACTCACCTTAAACTCCACTTCTCCAGCCTGTATCTCCCCAGTTTGGCTATAAGAATTATTTGGTAGAGAGGACAGAAGATTTTGGTAAAGCCAATGTGAACTGAATGTCCACTGCTCTGGTTGAATGGTGGGAACCAATTGTGTGATCCACGTGCATTTCCATGTGTGCATAACTTGCTCCAGCAAATGATTAGATGTGAACCCCCCACTTGCCATCGGAGCCTGTACCAGCAGCCCCACCTGATTGCCGAACCTCACACCCATGGCCAAAGTACTCTAGGGAGAGAGGTGGCACAGAGAGGGTTTTTGTGAGCAGGAGAGAAGTTGTGCTGGTTGCTCTAATCAGCTGCATCTGTCACACAAAGCACAAGTAAATCAGCCTCCTTTTAACCTCACTGAGCCTTTGGACTTGACACAGGAGTTGCAAAAAGTGATTTTCTCATGTCCAGCATATTTCTCTTTTGCCTCTAGACAGTGTAGGTCTTTTTGGGTGGGAGTCTTTTCAATAAAACCTGGAGAtcttctctgaatttttttgcCTAGGTT
Protein-coding regions in this window:
- the LOC116438999 gene encoding feather keratin Cos1-1/Cos1-3/Cos2-1-like, producing the protein MSCFQPCNPYYQPCGPCPLANSCNECCVRQCQSSTVVIEPSPVVVTLPGPILSSFPQNTVVGSSTSAAVGSALSCNGVPINSGGFDLSCITNRYCNRIC
- the LOC116438998 gene encoding feather keratin Cos1-1/Cos1-3/Cos2-1-like, encoding MSCFQPCNPCYQPCGPCPLANSCNECCVRQCQSSTVVIEPSPVVVTLPGPILSSFPQNTVVGSSTSAAVGSALSCNGVPINSGGFDPSCITNRYCNRIC